The Maylandia zebra isolate NMK-2024a linkage group LG4, Mzebra_GT3a, whole genome shotgun sequence genome segment GGGACAGCCATGTTTGCCCTGTTGGTTAGCTAGCTAGTTAGCAAAGTCGGTGATTTCATTGACAGACTTCATTCTTTATCTTGGCATTGCACGGCTGATTCTGGCTAAACATCGGGTACTAATGTGCAGAAAGGTAAAAGACTGTTGTAGTGCGGATGTTATTGTGTATTACGATAAGTGTGTTTGTATAACACAGAAAAAATGTTACAGGTGTTTTAGCGAGCTGTGTGCAGAGTTGTAAGTGAACACTAATGCGCTGATAAATGCGTTTAATTGCAAATTTAGTCAAATGAAACCATAACGCAGTAATTACAGACGAGATAATAAAATCAGCCACACATTAAAAGCTTCAGGACCAGCACAGATTTCTTCTTGGTCAAAGTTCCGTAAGatttaagttttattttgaaacttggATAAACCTTTTCCAGCCTTTACATCTGTACTGTTGCAGTGTACTGGAAGATATTGCATCTTTTCACACTGTATGTAATACACACTCACTTAAGGCAAGCTAATGTACAGGCTGCATGATCACAACCCCCCACTCCCTTCTGCACTAAAactcttccttcttcttcttccttagATCCCCTCGGTGGGTGTGCTGTGCCGACAGTACGGAGACCTGCCCCCCCTCACTCTAGAAACCATCAAAGAACGAGTCATGTATGTACTCAAGCTCTACGACAAGATCAACCCAGAGAAGGTGAGAACAACAAGAGACCTTCAGTGAATTCTAGCTGAAACATGTATGAATAGAATACATTCGCAGGCATCTGTGAGGTGAAATTAGGCAATCGTGACTCATCCCTGTCCAGACTGGCTCATGGAAATTGTTTTTGAAAAGTTTACTGATTTTAATGTATTGAATTTAATAACAATTAGATTTTTAACTTGGAAAAACAATCTAAAATTAATACTATCATTCCTCATgtagatttggttttgtttttattttaaagcaccCTGAAATGCCTGTAGTGTTTGTAAGTTTCTGTATAAGTAAGCTTGAATTTCTAACCCTCGGGTTGGTTTCTGTTCCACAGCTGCAGACGAGCTCTCACTTCATGAAAGATTTGGGTTTGGACAGCTTGGACCAGGTGGAGATCATCATGGCCATGGAAGATGAGTTTGGTGAGAGCAAACCTCTTTATACTGCATAGAAAACTATTCCAAACTGTGGCTTTAGGCATTAAGTCAGCAAAAGAGATGTTTCTGACTCCTACGATGCCTAAAGTGCAGATTGTGACTGCTGTTGTACAGCCACAGTGGGAGTATGTGGATATGAAACATCAGTCTTGCAGTCTTCCTGCCTGTTGAGCGTCTGCAGTGTCAAAGTGCTGTCAAGTTTGTCTTCAGAGGGTAAATGCGACACTCTGTGTGGACGTCCCACATAAAGCAGGATATGCTCCGATTATATCCTGTGGTAGAAACACTGTAGTACACCTCATTCTACAGTATTTATTGGATTTATCTTGAAAATTGATTGAGAAGGTTAATGAAGGTTGCAGTTTGTTGCTTTTTACTTTTTGACTTGTAATAATTCAGCTGATTTATATAATCTGTTTGGGAGGTAAATTTTAAACAGGGGTGGCTGTGGATCAGGAGATGGAGCAGGCATTCTGCTAATTAgtaggttggtggtttgatccgaAGCATCTTTGGGCACGATACTGAACCCGAAActtcagtgtgtttgttggaGTGTGAATGAGGCGTGCTGTTAGTGCTTTGAGAGAGAAGaattaaatcagaatcagaggactttttcttattttgatcAGTGAAGATAATAGACTAACAGCTTTTAATATGTGTGACCTACAGTTGAGGACGTAGTACCAGCGAGATGTTTGTGACCATCTGTGCAGAAAGCTGCTTATTCGTCCAGCATTATCGATGCATGTCACATGGCTTCTTTAGCACACGCCGTAACCAGTAACTTGTTTGTGCCGCAGGCTTTGAGATCCCAGATGCAGAAGCAGAGAAGTTGATGACTCCTGAGGAGATCGTACAGTACATCGCAGACAAGAAAGACGTTTATGAGTAATATGCTCTGTAGCACACCAGAGGCAAGTCACCATCAGGCCCCGTTTTCTGTCTTTGGTCACACGTTGTGTCGGTGCTCAATTTATATTCCTTTGTGCCCAGATAGGGTCACCTCCACCCACCCAACAGGAAGTTCTCGTGAAGCAGATGAGCACCAAACAGTTTCCTACTTCAACTCTTGTGTCCATTATGGCGACGTTGGCTTCAGCTGTCTCGTGTTTGACTGTATTTAAATGAACATGTTCAGGAGAGCttggagataaaaaaaatattaaacaagATTATATCACTGGTTTGCTTTGTTCTCATTTCAGCTCCGCCCTGTGGTCCCATGTACAATTTGTCATTAATAGATCAATAAAGACACATTGTACACTTTCGTGTCTGCTGTTACTCCGCTTTGGGTCCAGTAAAAAGGACCCAGATTCAGCTGCACTTCTTTTAGTTTGTTTCCACTGGCTGGGATTTGCTATAACTATCCATCTATTTTCATTTCTCATCTACTTTGGGTTGGAGGTAGACCGAAGCTTGATGCTGGGAGGTTCACACACCACCTGCATCCACTACTGACCTGTCAAAGGAAAAAAGCTCCCAAAAATACAGCTTAAGCATATAAGCCTGTGGTTtctagactgtatataaagctAAACTAGCTCCACATCATTAATCAGTAAATACTTTAAACATACAAAGAGCTTTCATCTGCAGAACCAGAAGATTAACTTCAGCTCCATCCACCAGCAGCTCAGATAAATCTGTTTTCTCCAGGCCAGGGgtctccaactccagtcctcgagagctactgtctgcacacctgaataaaataacTGGCTTGTTATCAAACCCGATGACATGCTGAAAATGTTAAtcaaccatttgattcagctgcaTTGGAGTACGGatgcatttaaaaactgcaggacagtagctctcgaggactggagttggagacCCCTGTTCTATGCAATAACCCTGTTAGTGCACTGATTTAAAGGTAAGCTTCATGTTCCCTCACTCTTTACCTCGTAAGATGAGGACAAAACTACAATAAAGACAGTTCTTGAGTTTTAATCTTGTGTCCACACATGAAGAATGAGGTGCCATTGTTGCAGGATGTTCACACAGCTGGGACtgaagtgtttttatttcagtacCCGACCTAAATGCacctttacaaaaaaaataaaatgtaacccTTTAAAACCTGGCCAATTATATAATTGCGAGAAAATTCTATTGTGTGCTTTGTGAACCTCCCGatgaaaaattaataaaatatgaagtaaaaaaaatatgcaatttTATCATATTTGTTACATCAGGTATGTTTTTGTggtgcaacttttttttttttaaagggaaaaaaataaatgtagaagtctcaaaaactTGCGTATAAAATATGATACTTTGGTTTAAAGGGTCAAAAATAAACTCACAACTAACACATTtacacaataataaaattagCAAACCCAGCGTGGGAGTTTACCGAAACTGAGTTCTTTCAATTTAAGACAGATTTCTATAAACCAGACCAAattaaaagcttttctttgagtAACCAAAGCATTCAGAGGGCTTTAAAATCCTGATGTCACAGGAAACATCACCTTGTCTTGAGAGATTGTCCAAGCAAACAAAAGCAgcagctactttcagctgctccctcatTTACAGCAGCATGCCTGCGTCTTCTGAAGCCAGAGATGCTGTTGGGAGCACGAAGCAGAAGTTTTCAGTCACACGGAGAGAAATAAAGACTCTGGGAGGCGGCCGCTGTGTATTAGTCTTTTATTGAGGGTTGTACCCAAGTTATACAGCTTTGTATGCTGGCTGCAGAAGCCAGCGGGTTACAAACAGTAATTCAGTATACGAGTACAGCCAACAGAAGACCTACTACTCACTACTCTACACCTTAGTACAGATTCTCTTAAGAGCAGTAAAATCCAGAAAgaaataaagaggaaaaaaatacagaacaaaCCAAGCAACAAAAGGAAGGAGAATAAAAGGATTAAAATGAAACCAAACAAGTAGACAGCATCAGAGGAGACATTCATTATTAGAGCACACTGGAGTTGGTTTTTTATACCATTAATATCAGGCGACTTCGTTTATTTTGTCAATTTTTATACCCATACAAATAAAGATTGTCCTTCAAAAAGTGCAGATTCCACCGAAGTTTAAAGATAAAATCCTTTGATGACCCGAGGAAgacatttgaaaataaaaaggtacttcctgtttttgtttgcaaGAGAGGAAGACGCCCCCCTCGTTGATTATAGACACTGTACGATTATattctcatatatatattttatatatagtttCAACAGTCTCCCAAAGCGATGTGCATAATAGGTTTACAGGTGATCCAACTACACACTGGATTGATAGAAtctctataaaaagaaaaaaaagcactgtaGTCGTGTAAAATTTGCAGTTTCACCGGCCTCGCTCGAGCTGCGAGAAAAATCGACAAAAATGGACTTTTGCAAATCTTAACCTGTCCTCCTCCTGCTACAACTGGCCCGCCGTTTGCTAGGTAATAAAGGTTTTTCAGTTtgtattgttattattagtagCTGTACTAGCTGTACAATTTAACGATGGCACGACACGTTTGAGGAATATTAGTGGGAATCCCATTTCAGcggtttttactcatttttttgggaattttttttgtttttgttttatttaaagacaggggaaaaaaagaagaagaaaaacccaAGGTGGACATGTAAGCCTGGGTTCAAACACTCCACTGCATAGTCTCTCTGAGCGACACCCACCCTTTCCCCGATAAACCCACCCTTCCCTCCCCACCCGCCCACATCTTTGTGCTGGTTAGACTAAAGCTTTTCAGGGTTTGTTTATGTGTTCATACTAAATGTAaaacgacaaaaaaaaaagacagcagattctcacagtttttgtattttttcttttttcttttttgtttgttttttttgtttgtttttttctgtttttcctgtcAAAAAAATAAGCCTTAGCGCTTTTTGATCGACTGTAGGAGCCGTCAGGTGTGTTATGATATAATATAGCATTTACTCACAGGATATTTAAGTcaagagaaacacaaaaaagtcacattatttttttttcttaaacattaaaaagtagTAGAGTATCACCAGCCAGCTTCCCTCCTGCCCGCTActtccttttcctttccttccccTCGTCTGGCCCTGTCGGGAAGCTGCTTGGCAGCCCTGGGGATTGTACATTGCTTGTGGTGGTTTTCACTTTACTAAAAAGGTTTTCCTCACATCATCCTTTTGCAaatgactttttaaattttttattttttataatctTCAAGCATTTAATATTGTCCAGCTTTTTAAGTACACGTATGCACACGTACACAACTAcaaccaaacaacaacaaaaaaggattTATCCCTTTCCTTCCCTCCCTCGATTTGGCATGATGATGtattcactcactcactcacacacacacacacacacacacaaacagtctcACGCAGGCTGACAGTAGATACAAACACGATTATGGAACCAAAACAGTAACGACATTATTGAGAGGCGTTTTCCAGACGTTGCTTGTCCCTTCTCTAACAGCACAGCAATGCTGCCACCTGAGCTGCTGATCTGGGGTCAGCCTTTGTCCCGGTaatagttaaaagaaaaaaggatacTGAGGATGGACAAAGCTGCTCTCAAATCAGCGCCAGGAACAGCGCTGCCAAAAATCAGAATGAACAAAGTGTAAAGTAATGTCATTGAGCAGTAAGGGAATATAGACAGTTGAGAGcccaccctcccctccccccCGCCTCAGACCTCCTGTCAGTTATGAGTCTCCTCTCCCTGTAGTTAAGCTTAGGAGTTGGAGAGGAGGAGCTGATCCTGGATAAGCCAGCGAGGAGGCAAAAGTGCAACCCTTTATCCCTGAAAAGCCAGGAAGAAGCAGCCAATCGCGAGTCCCGTCCCCTCCTAGCCTCGTTTCAGTCAAGCGACACCACGGCAACAGTGACTGCTGCTCaatttctcaaaaaaaaaaaaaaatttacaaatttttTTTGTTGCCCCTCATGCACGTTTGAGGCTGCGCTgtcttttatacttttacaaACCGTTTCAGCTACATTCAGGCCCAGCTCAGAGCCGGAGGTGCACCAACCAAGGGAGACCAATAAAGCACCATCTTCTCAAAtcacagtacacacacacacgcgtgcgtgcgcacgcacacactctaCCCTGTCGAATACTCACAGGCGCACCTTCTCCATCAGAGAGACCTGAAAATCTAAAAATCTGTCTCAGCTTTGCTTTCGGCCTTTTTCCTCTAGAATCCACCCAAGTGCAAAATCCAAGTCTCCTCAGTTCAACGTGTCAGACtaaaactaacaacaacaacaacaaaaaaaagctcaGATGTTCCACTTGATAACAACTGTTcaacacaacaacaaatacaaataagaGATATATGTaagtatgtatttatatatatttataagcaAAGAGATCTGGAATTAAGTAAACTAATTTTTTTGTATGATTGAATTATTTGGTAGAGAGCGGTTCAATACTGGCACACATCACTGTCAAGTCTGGCTAATACTCAAGGTTCTGCTCACTGCGTTTGCTTTGAAGTTGTTAAATATTCACGGGCtaagcttaaaaaaataaaaacctaaaGCTTCTAGTACTTCTGAAATAAAAACCTACATGAGAGAGGAgaactgggggggggggcacgCACAAACACGATGAAGAAAAGATAATTAAGGTCCATGGCTTCGCTAATGCTGACTCGTCGTTCATGCACCCCTCTGACACTTCTCTCCCCCCATGACCCTAACAAACAAATTGTGCATCAAAGTAACTAAACAATCACTGGTAGATAAATCTGTTATTCTCTTGTTGTGAAGAAAAACGCCACTGGTGGATTTTACATTCACGCTGTTCTCACACAAAACCTCCACAattcacattcactcacactcacacacacacgtacgtcAGGAACTTCAGATGAGTACCCCACCTTCCCCCCCTTTGCcccaaaggaaagaaaataaaagagtaCAATACAATCATATTCATTTTGTAAACAGGTAGAAGCCACTTGACTTGTTGTTGCATCTTCGGACACAATTAGGATCAAGGCAATGAAATGTGGACGactttttttactgttaaaatattttcttcAACCAAAAcgagagttttgtttttttttctgatttttgtttttcctcttcgttccattttttttttttcaaaacaccaTTTGTGGCAatgagagaaatttaaaaaaaaaaaaaaaaaaaaaaaggaaaagcgaGTAATGTTTGTTAAACAGCTAAAACATTGTGACACATGGTcgaagagggagaaaaaaaataaacgcCTCTCAGTAGGCCATGTGAATGCGAGAGGCTACAGTATGCATAGATACAGAGTCGCCTTTCTCTTGGTTTATAAGTCTGACGAGACACGACGATTTCCCCGCTCACAGTCACGCGCTCACGCATTAAACGATCCCcactcttgattttttttttttttttaaacatcggtggagtggaggaggaggaagagtagGAGGAGAAGGAATGCCGGGAGTGTCCTCGACCTCCCCCTCCCCGCACACCTCACCTCCCTCCCTCAAAAGACAGCATATTGAAAGCAGTGTGTTGAGCTTCTCCAGCTTAAAGCAGTTAtttggcagagagagagagaacaaaaaCGAAAACTTACAGACCTTTACATAGTTTTCAGTGCTAGAAGTTGTATTTTCCTTTCCTACAAGGAGTagtagtttttttctttaattcaaACTACAAGGGGGGAAAACTGGCTTGATTTCCTGAGAACCATTGCTGGTTATTTAGCAGACAAAAAGAGGAATAGTTCAAAATAACCAACGCCATGGCCAAAAAACACTGATCCGAATTCCCAGAGTTACAAAGCATCGTCTTCATCCTCAGTaagagttgtttttgtttgttttttttttactttttctgtttttaaaaatttttatcttttttttttttttaaagcgttttgaaattttttttgtgcatttttttttaaaaattttattcCATCTTCTCTTTAAAATGAAGAATGAACACACTTTCTGCCTCCCAAGTCTTGTAAACAAGAGGTTGCAGTGTGGCACCTCCAAAACATTGAAAGCCTATTCTGAAAGTGCTgttccccccctcccccccactaAAACCTGCCTGCCAGGGGGCTaatgagaaagggggggggagGGGCTTGCTAGATAGCCCCCGCCTCCCTATATTAGGATGGGCGGGGCTTACTAGTCCCAGCTGCGGCTACAGTCCTTTGCACTGCAGAGCTCAACTTTCTttagttttaaaacaaaattgGTGCAATACTTTTAATGTCACTTGAACTATCACCAGATAATCATCCTAAGTCAGGTTTAATTCTTTAACTATCTGTTGATCTTGAACTCCACGACAACGCAGTAAGGTAGGCGTGCCAAGGCAGAGAGGAGCGCACACGTACTCATTCACAgctcgcgcgcacacacacagtaattctcacaaacacacacagtaaggacCTCAATGAGTAAACAGCTACACTGGAAAAAACTGGCTGCTCCCTCTATATTGCAGATTATactgagaaaaaaacaacacattcagTGCAAAGTTAAAAAAAGCTCATACTCCAACATTGTCAgcaaacaaatgcaaaaaaaaaaaaaaaaagaaagtaaaacaaaaaaataaaatgttaaaaagaattggaattcaaataaacatgacgaaagaaacaaaaaatacatataataataatgagcTCGATTGAAGCTTTTTTTCGGTCTGAAAGAGCACTACCTGGAGGCAAATATCCATCCGTTCACATTATAGAATTGGCCTGCATGATTCAAGTATTCCGACTGATATGTTTTTGGGCTAAAACAAAGTGGACATATGTGCAGAGAGAGAAACGTAACTTGTTTTCCACAGGGGAGACCCCGTTTTGTTGAATATCTTGTAAATGAGAAGGAGTCCAACTAGTGCCATTGCATTTATAGAACTACATTTGTGTCTCTATTCTGCTGATTATTGATAATTCTCTACTGACCCTTCCCCGAGCCCGTTTCACTGGCGGGCAGCTCACATGGAGTCCCCGCCCCCTGTCAGGTGATCCACTGGGAGGAAGGAGGTGATTGGAGAAGGGCTGCTGATCCTCCCTGCCTCGGTGCCACTGGGAGTCCCCCACAGGCTACTGGAATAGTTGGGCCCACCCCAGAGGGAGGAGCTGTGAAGGTCGCTGCTGTTCCACTGGTTGGGTTCAGAAGCGCGGCTTGGAAAGGGGTGAGACTGATCCATTCTGCTCTGAGAGGAGCCGAGGGTCTGCCAGCCAGAGGAGGGAGTGGCCATTGACTGCCCTTGTGCAAAGAAACGGCTGATTTCCTCCTCGCTGGCAAACTCAGCCAGAATAGTAGTGTTCCCCAAAACACACCTGTAGAAACAGAGCAGGTTAGACAAGAGTGAGACTTTTTGTCTGTACACAACATCATATGGCTGTTTTTCCATCCATTTAAACAGCCAACTGTCCACTACTGCAATTCCCCACTTCAttttgggagtttttttttttttttttggggggggggggggggggggtgttatatGCCTGGAAGAATGCATGTGTTATCTGTAAAGGGGACATCTGACTGAGTGTCAAACAAATCTGTGATTAATCTGTCTATGACAAGTTAATTTGGCATCAACAGCCTGTTTTTATTCAAGGTCATCTGCTCTAAGAGaagctgaataaataaaagtaagaagTGCCCATATTTGCGTGTGATGGTCTTACATGTGCAGGCTCTTCTGGGCCTTAGCGGCCTCATCCTTGGAGCTGTAGCATACCACAGCGTTACCATGTGGCAGGTTGAGGTGGAATGTGATCAGAGGGCCGTGCTGCATACACAGAGTCCTCAATGTAGAGCCGTCAATCTGGAAGAAGGGGAAAGAAAAGTTGAGTTAAACACGGGAagtgataagaggtgaaaaatatgtgaaaaaacATGGAAGTAATGATTGTGATAACGTTAACAGAATGAAAGTACAACTACCTGAGGTGTGAGATTTTTCAGAACGAGCCACTGGGTTCTccctgagctgctgctgtcacCCCAACTGGAACCTGTCAATACATACACCATAGAGTCAATCATCAGCTGGGATAGGATGCTAAAGCTGGTTTTGTGGTCAAGTTGAGGCTGCACAGGAGAGGAGCCGTGCATTTTAAAATTTATCGCAAGCTTCTCTATACAGTCTTGAAatcttttgaaaacaaaacaaacaaaaaaaaacaacaaccccaaagTCTGTTCTGCTCATTTTGCAGCATGGAATTAAGGTTAAAGGGTGTGCTTCTCTTACCAGGTGTGTATCTGGACTCAGCGGTGCTCCAGCCCCCCAGCCTCAGGGCAGAGCCATCCCAGCCAGAGGAGGCAGGGCTGGGCTTCTGGCTGGTGAGGCCAGGCGGTGGTCTGGAGGGGGCCGCCACAGACAGCGCCTTGGGAGGCAGGGGGACCTTCCAAAGCTCATGAGCTAGGGAGGAGTTTGACACACTGCTGCCGGGAGACCACTTTGACTCACTGGGTCTGGCTGCAAGGCgagagcagaaaaacaaaacccgtTTAACAAAGATTTTCAagtttacaataaataaataaataaataaggtaaagaaaacatttaaacttcACTAAAGCAGAGCCAAACTACACACCTGAAGTGCTTTGTGCTGTACTGGTGAGGGAACCGCTGTGGCTGGAGGCACGAATGGATGACCAGGCACTGTTAGAAGGCATCGTggtgttcagtgatgaggatggCCCTGGAAACATCAGCAGGAGGGGTCAGTGTGGGTCTGTGCTACCATTACAGTTATTGGGAGGGATCTGGCATGTGCGTGGCCTACCGTTGTTCCTGTCCCTGAGGTGGTCTGTGTCGCGGACGGTGTTGATGGAGAGGTTGTTGATGACACTGCCGGGGGTCACATATGGGTCAGTCTCAGGGTCAATGTTGGGGTAACCTTTCCAAGGCTCCCCGGGCCGGAACTCTgagaacaaaaaacacaggCAGACATCAGCAGGGTTCAACGCAAACACTTCGGGGATTCTGGTGGATTTAAAGGCGTCTGTACCTGGGGGCCAGGTGACAGTGTTTCCATGGGGCGGGGGGGAGTTGGCACGAGGTGGCCAGCCATCGCCCACCGAGCCCATTGATTGGCCGGGAGGACTCAGGGGAGAGGGGCCAGGAGAAATTAAGTCATAGAAGGAGGAGTCCTCCAGACGCAGCCCAGACGACATAGCACCTGtgggacaaacacaaacatataaACCATTAAAGCCAGAGTTTAAAGTATGCAGTGAGAAAAAGTGTGGGGATGCTTTAGTCACTTTAAAGACCAAtattttttcactgtttacatAGTAAACACCTCATGGATACCTCCCccagaaagccaaacaataccACAGCATGCAGTGTGACAAACTAAATGCTTTGTCTGTACCAGGTTTGCTGGTCTGCTCCGGAGGGTCGGTAGCCCAAAGTTTCTTCAGTCTGGACTGGGGTGGCTCTTTATAGCTCACTCCAccaccactaccaccaccaACACCCATGTCCAGGGGTACATTCAGGTTAGAATTCAAGTCTGAGAAACAGGACAGAAGAGTACATGTCAACAGATAATCAAGAACTCTCTGCATAT includes the following:
- the ndufab1b gene encoding NADH:ubiquinone oxidoreductase subunit AB1b yields the protein MAARVLQQCVRSFAQPSLRLCSSNLALRVTAVQAVAVHRPLSFAADSRRTRWLVQSRIPSVGVLCRQYGDLPPLTLETIKERVMYVLKLYDKINPEKLQTSSHFMKDLGLDSLDQVEIIMAMEDEFGFEIPDAEAEKLMTPEEIVQYIADKKDVYE